Within Ovis aries strain OAR_USU_Benz2616 breed Rambouillet chromosome 3, ARS-UI_Ramb_v3.0, whole genome shotgun sequence, the genomic segment aaagttggcttaaagctcaacattcagaaaacgaagatcatggcatctggtcccatcacttcatggcaaatagatggggaaacagtagaaactgtgtcagacttaattttggggggctccaaaatcactgtggatggtgactgcagccatgaaattaaaagatgtttactccttagaaggaaagttatgaccaacctaaatagcatattcaaaagcagagacattactttgccaatgaaggtccatctagtcaaatttatgagttttccagtagtcatgtacggatgtgagagttggactatgaagaaagctgagtgccgaagaattgatgcttttgaactgtggtgttggagaagactcttgagagtcttctcttgcaaggagatccaaccagtccattctaaaggagatcagtcctgggtgttctttggaaggaatgatgctaaagctgaaactgcagtactttggccacctcatgcgaagagttgagtcattggaaaagactttgatgctgggagggattgggggcaggaggagaaggggatgacagaggatgagatggctggatggtatcatggactcaatggccgtgagtctgagtgaactctgggagttggtgatggacagggaggcctggcgtgctgcgattcatggggtcgcagagtcggatacaactgagcgactgaaatgaaatgaactgaactgaacttatgtgtgtgtatgtgtgttaatgGAGAGTTTTTAATCCTCCTGATTATTATATATTTGCATTGTCTAGAtggatttgttttgttgttatccttttttttttaaattgctgagaTGCTGCTAATGCGTTAGTTAATGGGAACTGTAAAATAAGAGAGTTCTAGATATTCACAGTCTGAACAGTGAACCTTGCCATTCTGAATAAAGTTAAATTGGGTATGCGAGAATTTAGAAAGTAATTTGTGTTGCCTGATAAGTTTGTTAAACTGTGGGGCTCAGATCTCTATAGGAGAACACTTTCTCCCTTAAAGAGTGACAAATGAGCATTAAATAAACAGGAGGTTGTGAACATATTTGTTACTTGCATAGGCTTTTTTGGAAACAGGAATTTTGGTTAACCTCAGAAAAGTTTCAATGTAAACAGCTTTCCTTAAAATGGTAAGTGGTGCCTTTAACAAGCAGAACTGAAACTGTAGTGCTATTTATTAAATCCCAATTCCTTCTTCATATATGCTGAGGATTATGCTTACAGTGGAATCCTGGAATGGGTGGGAAATGACCGCAAAAGACCCCTAGCCATGGTTGAGGACTGGCAAACTATCTTCTACACTGCTTTTGCATTAAGTGATTTTTACTGTGAATGAAAGGTTTTTCATTTACAACccttcctcaatttttttttcctttatgtcaGATTCAGGTTTGACATCATCAAACCTACAGGAAGTTTAGGGCCACTGACTGAAAGAAAAACTCTTTTACAGACTTCAAAATGAGCATGGACATGTATTTCCACATATAGGACAGATCCAATAAATGCAACCTTGACTAATGAAGGAACTTaatcgtttaaaaaaaaaacccacagaaaagCTCAACTCACACCACGATATCCTCTGCTGTCGTGGGTCCAGGAAAGCTGGAGCAGGGGCTGGCAGGTCCCAGGCTTCACTCTTGGGGGACAGCTGGACGGCTCAGCCCCACCTGGGAGGATGCTTTCTTGACATCTCAGGTTGCCGCCTGACGATTGGCGGCTGGGGCTGGAAGGGAGGGTCCACAGGAAACGCGACACTGGGGATGCTGCCCCCTATCACATGATGGAAATTTCCACTCTTTAGAAAGgcgaaaagaaaagaaagaagggtcTCTCAATCCACCCTTTTCCCCTGGATCCCAATcgggagagggaagaaaaaggcGGGTGAGTGAAGCTGTTTATATTTTCCGTTGACTTAAAGACTTGTCAGTGTGCAAACCTGTGGCTGGATCCCAActgggatatgtgtgtgtgtgtgtgtgtgtgtgtgtgtgtgcgcgcgcgcgcgcgctcgAGTGCGCATGGGGACACGCACACGTCTGCAGCGTGGTCTCTCAACCTTCTGGGGCTTAGGTTAGACGCTGTGGCTCCTCGTGTCTTGTTGATGGTCCTAAATCCTTATCGTTTTCCAAAGGATCCCACTGCGTGTAGGTTACTGCAGGCTAATGACCGGACTGACTAGGAATTAAGTAAACCAGGGCAAACCGAGGTAAAGGGCACAGGCTGGGAAAGCTCCTGTGAGTCTCTATGCCAGGAGAAGTGACTGTGCCAAGGCGGCCTATTCCTGGGGGGCGGGCAGTGGGTGGCTTGCGCTGGAACGCCCCGCCCGCGAGCCCGGGTTCCCTGGGTGCTCGAATTTCGAGATGCTGGTTTTGAGACCGCCATCCACAGCCGTGGCGCCGCCGCCTGCCTGGCCAGGGGATCCGAGACCCTCTGGAGGAACTGGGTCCACCTTAGCTCAGGATCGTGCTGGAGAGGTGTTACCCGAGTCGCGGGACCAGTGCCCGCGTCCTCGGGGTGGGGACACTGGATGCAGGACCTAAAATAGACCCATCTTCCCTGACAGCTGGGCCCCCCGGGAGGCCAGCGcggttccctgggtcgggagctCGGGCTTGACCCAGGAAACTCCGGGGAGGCTCCTTTAGGGGAGGAAGAAGGCGAGATCAGCGCTGGATTTGGGGACCGTGGCTGCGGGCGGTGAGCGCGTTCCTTGCCGTcggactgagaagcctggggcGCACAGAAAACAGGGAAAGAGCGGCGTAGAAAAGCGAGCAGAAAAGACAAGTGGAACCAAGGAAACGGAGAGGGGCCGTCGGGGAAGAGGGTTGAGGTCcaaagaggaggggagaaggagagagcGACAAGGGTCCAGACCCTGAGAGGGGTAGGAGTaggaaggaaaatggagaaaacggagagaaagaatggaaggaagagAGGATGGAAACGGGAGCGGGGACGCTGGTTGCACCTCGGAGTCCGGGGAGGAGAAGGGTGAGCGCGGGGACCAGCTCCAGAGCCGCGCGAGGTGCAGGGAGGGGCTCTTCGCACAGGGGCGTGCGCCCTAGAGAGCGCTGGCTGGAAGTGGAGAAACCGCGCATTCCCTAGCTTCCCCTTAGTGATCCAGTAGGGAAGGGTTGCGAGTGTCCCTTCCACGTGCACCGGAATCAACCCAGAAGTGGGCACCAGGTTGCCAACTTGGTTAGAGAAACTGGGTAAACTAAACCAGGGATGATCCAGAAATCCCCACCTGCCGTCCTCCGCAGAGCCTTTAAATACCCGGGCCTGATTTCACCGGAGGACGCCAGGTTGGCTGTTGATGTGTATCTCTTAGTGCAAAAGGTGTATTTCTACCTGTCTCAGAGGGATCTTAGACCctgagaagagaggagaagcGAAGGGTAACCTCTGCGCTGGAGCTGTAAGAAGACCTGGTCTTGCACTTACCTCCACCGCCTCCTGGTCAGGTGCCCCATCCCCCAAGCCTGCTGGACCTGCTTTCTTTGTTATTGGTTGGGTAGTGGTGCACTTTGGCACCCTTAAGGAAAGGAGGGAGTGGCCAGCCTTTCACCATGAATGGTCTGTTTCCCAAATTCCTGATTTCCTATATTCATCTTTATTCGCTCCCTAGGCAGTGCAGACATAATCATTATGACATCATTATGACTAAACTGTCTTATGCTGTAAAGAGAAGATCCTACACCCAGATCACAATTTCCAAGGCCTGGGTTTGTTTCAGCTTTGGTTAAAACTTTTCATTGACCTTAACTTTTGCTGGGAGGAGGTGTAAATTCgcctgtggggtttttttttttttttggtccccatACTGCAAATAAGTCTCTGAGGAGTGGGTGAGATTGGTGGACTCTCTCATATGGAACACAAGaaacgtttgtgtgtgtgtatgtgcacatgcGATATAG encodes:
- the LOC106990997 gene encoding uncharacterized protein LOC106990997, which produces MWQPRRGSPVVLPVHSDPAHAPHEPAGPERYPGTASCSWRHFWAALTKYQHCEYNSSLISCRPKLPPGSRNFGIGGTTVLMPALSLTISVIPGSLLNFSELESPPLVPKCTTTQPITKKAGPAGLGDGAPDQEAVEARVFKGSAEDGRWGFLDHPWFSLPSFSNQVGNLVPTSGLIPVHVEGTLATLPYWITKGKLGNARFLHFQPALSRAHAPVRRAPPCTSRGSGAGPRAHPSPPRTPRCNQRPRSRFHPLFLPFFLSVFSIFLPTPTPLRVWTLVALSFSPPLWTSTLFPDGPSPFPWFHLSFLLAFLRRSFPVFCAPQASQSDGKERAHRPQPRSPNPALISPSSSPKGASPEFPGSSPSSRPREPRWPPGGPSCQGRWVYFRSCIQCPHPEDAGTGPATRVTPLQHDPELRWTQFLQRVSDPLARQAAAPRLWMAVSKPASRNSSTQGTRARGRGVPAQATHCPPPRNRPPWHSHFSWHRDSQELSQPVPFTSVCPGLLNS